From one Streptomyces sp. 846.5 genomic stretch:
- a CDS encoding DUF3145 domain-containing protein, giving the protein MTTRGVLYLHSAPRALCPHVEWAAAGVLGVRVSLDWIRQPVAPGTWRAEFSWQGEPDTASRLASALRGWQLLRFEVTAEPSTGLEGERYCSTPDLGIFHAVTGVHGDILIPEDRLRSALLRARMGEGDLESEISRLLGKPWDDELEPFRHAGEGAPVRWLHQVV; this is encoded by the coding sequence GTGACGACTCGTGGAGTTCTCTATCTGCACTCCGCGCCGCGTGCGCTCTGCCCGCATGTCGAGTGGGCCGCCGCCGGCGTGCTCGGCGTGCGCGTCAGTCTCGACTGGATTCGCCAGCCGGTCGCCCCCGGCACCTGGCGTGCCGAATTCTCCTGGCAGGGCGAGCCCGACACCGCCTCCCGGCTCGCCTCCGCGCTGCGCGGCTGGCAGTTGCTGCGGTTCGAGGTGACCGCGGAGCCCTCGACCGGCCTGGAGGGCGAGCGCTACTGCAGCACGCCCGATCTGGGCATCTTCCACGCCGTCACCGGTGTGCACGGCGACATCCTGATCCCCGAGGACCGGCTGCGCTCCGCCCTGCTGCGGGCCCGGATGGGCGAGGGGGATCTGGAGTCCGAGATCTCCCGGCTGCTGGGCAAGCCCTGGGACGACGAGTTGGAGCCCTTCCGGCATGCCGGCGAGGGAGCTCCGGTCCGCTGGCTGCACCAGGTCGTCTGA
- a CDS encoding S53 family peptidase codes for MALAGGTLALAVPSHAATVTPTAKTLTGSHPAWATAKADQGAVAADTVTSATVYLAGQDPAGLAAYAKAVSSPGSATYGKFLTAAQAKAKYLATPAQIQTVKDWLTSAGLTVTGATDHAVSVSGRTSAIQKAFNTQLHQYSVNGKKVDAPTKDAVVPASVSALVSGVVGLSGTAPTIKPQSVSVKTAAAGAGSTSSGSLPTVATCSDYWGQKTVKGGPTGYTKKTSFDECSFQPSQLRKAYGITASGLTGKGATVAIVDAYGSTTMEADANQFSTNHGDKAFRTGQYTEVVTPAQWNNQDACGGPANWAGEEALDVEMVHGLAPDANVVYVGANSCTDADLSAALANIVDNHLADVVSNSWDGLMHGTWGDEPAAQVAAYEQIFEQGAIEGIGFDFSSGDCGDNSPAAAATGANCDGTTTRAQTGFPSADNWVTSVGGTALAVSSKKGTYGFETDMGTLRSVLSADGTSWSPFPGKFYFGGGGGTSEDFAQPWYQSWTVPSSLSHTLMTGATSKTAQRVTPDVAMNGDLYTSVLVGMSNGSPYSEGGYGGTSVSAPEFSAVQADAIQAQHGRAIGFANPEIYLKAGSKAFTDVVNKTTAPGKEPLNAVYDGGIVNGSLKIRLVAYGRDYGLAATKGYDDATGVGSPTEAYLDSFSHGW; via the coding sequence ATGGCTCTGGCCGGAGGCACGCTCGCGCTCGCTGTGCCGTCCCACGCAGCAACGGTCACGCCCACGGCCAAGACCCTCACGGGCAGCCACCCGGCCTGGGCCACCGCCAAGGCGGACCAGGGCGCCGTGGCCGCGGACACCGTGACCTCCGCGACCGTGTACCTGGCCGGCCAGGACCCGGCCGGCCTCGCCGCGTACGCGAAGGCGGTCTCCTCACCCGGCAGCGCCACCTATGGGAAGTTCCTGACGGCCGCTCAGGCCAAGGCCAAGTACCTGGCCACCCCGGCCCAGATCCAGACCGTGAAGGACTGGCTGACCTCGGCCGGCCTCACGGTCACCGGCGCCACCGACCACGCGGTCAGCGTGAGCGGCCGGACCTCGGCGATCCAGAAGGCCTTCAACACCCAGCTGCACCAGTACTCGGTGAACGGCAAGAAGGTCGACGCGCCGACCAAGGACGCGGTCGTGCCGGCTTCGGTCTCCGCTCTGGTCAGCGGCGTCGTCGGCCTCAGCGGCACCGCGCCCACGATCAAGCCGCAGTCGGTCTCGGTGAAGACCGCCGCAGCGGGCGCCGGCTCCACGTCGAGCGGCAGCCTGCCGACCGTGGCGACCTGCTCCGACTACTGGGGACAGAAGACCGTCAAGGGCGGCCCGACCGGTTACACCAAGAAGACCAGCTTCGACGAGTGCTCCTTCCAGCCCTCGCAGCTGCGCAAGGCCTACGGCATCACCGCCTCCGGCCTGACCGGCAAGGGTGCGACCGTGGCCATCGTGGACGCCTACGGCTCCACCACGATGGAGGCGGACGCCAACCAGTTCTCCACCAACCACGGTGACAAGGCCTTCAGGACCGGCCAGTACACCGAGGTCGTCACCCCGGCCCAGTGGAACAACCAGGACGCCTGCGGCGGTCCGGCCAACTGGGCGGGCGAGGAGGCCCTGGACGTCGAGATGGTGCACGGGCTCGCGCCCGACGCCAACGTCGTCTACGTGGGCGCCAACTCCTGCACGGACGCCGACCTTTCGGCCGCGCTGGCCAACATCGTCGACAACCACCTCGCGGACGTCGTCTCCAACTCCTGGGACGGCCTGATGCACGGCACCTGGGGCGACGAGCCCGCCGCGCAGGTCGCCGCCTACGAGCAGATCTTCGAGCAGGGCGCGATCGAGGGCATCGGCTTCGACTTCAGCTCGGGCGACTGCGGCGACAACTCGCCGGCCGCGGCGGCCACCGGTGCCAACTGCGACGGCACCACCACCCGCGCCCAGACCGGTTTCCCCAGCGCGGACAACTGGGTCACGAGCGTCGGCGGCACCGCGCTGGCGGTCTCCAGCAAGAAGGGCACCTACGGCTTCGAGACCGACATGGGCACCCTGCGCTCGGTCCTGTCGGCGGACGGGACCTCCTGGTCGCCGTTCCCCGGCAAGTTCTACTTCGGCGGCGGCGGCGGCACCAGCGAGGACTTCGCCCAGCCGTGGTACCAGAGCTGGACCGTGCCGAGCTCGCTGTCGCACACCCTGATGACCGGTGCGACCAGCAAGACCGCGCAGCGGGTCACCCCGGACGTCGCGATGAACGGTGACCTGTACACCTCGGTGCTGGTCGGCATGTCCAACGGCTCCCCGTACAGCGAGGGCGGCTACGGCGGCACCAGCGTCTCGGCGCCGGAGTTCTCCGCGGTCCAGGCCGACGCCATCCAGGCCCAGCACGGCCGTGCGATCGGCTTCGCCAACCCGGAGATCTACCTGAAGGCCGGCAGCAAGGCCTTCACCGACGTCGTCAACAAGACGACCGCGCCGGGCAAGGAGCCGCTGAACGCGGTGTACGACGGCGGCATCGTCAACGGATCGCTCAAGATCCGTCTGGTCGCCTACGGCCGGGACTACGGTCTGGCCGCCACCAAGGGCTACGACGACGCCACCGGCGTCGGCTCGCCCACCGAGGCCTACCTGGACTCGTTCAGCCACGGCTGGTAG
- a CDS encoding TetR/AcrR family transcriptional regulator translates to MGKAEQTRAALVQAAVAALRENGFAGASAREIAQRAGCNQALIFYHFGTVAKLQLAALDHVSEARDQRYRAMVAEAQGLTGLVRAARSVFDEDLDQGHVTVLVEMIAAAQFSPELRPEVAARIRPWREFAAGTVRDALAGSPAARLLPPDELAHGIVAMYLGLELLANLEGEREPALALFDRAGKIASLLDIFKRKRRSPG, encoded by the coding sequence GTGGGCAAGGCGGAACAGACCAGGGCGGCACTGGTCCAGGCGGCCGTCGCGGCGCTTCGGGAGAACGGCTTCGCCGGGGCCAGCGCCCGTGAGATCGCCCAACGGGCGGGCTGCAACCAGGCTCTGATCTTCTATCACTTCGGCACGGTGGCCAAGCTTCAGCTCGCCGCCCTGGACCACGTCAGCGAGGCCCGCGACCAGCGCTACCGGGCCATGGTGGCGGAGGCCCAGGGTCTGACCGGGCTGGTGCGGGCGGCCAGGTCGGTCTTCGACGAGGACCTGGACCAGGGCCATGTCACCGTCCTGGTCGAGATGATCGCCGCCGCCCAGTTCAGCCCGGAGCTGCGCCCCGAGGTCGCCGCCCGGATCCGGCCCTGGCGCGAGTTCGCCGCCGGCACGGTGCGCGACGCCCTGGCGGGCTCCCCCGCCGCCCGGCTGCTGCCGCCCGACGAACTGGCCCACGGCATCGTGGCGATGTACCTGGGGCTGGAGCTGCTGGCCAACCTGGAGGGCGAGCGCGAACCCGCACTGGCCCTGTTCGACCGAGCCGGGAAGATCGCCTCCCTGCTGGACATCTTCAAACGAAAGCGCAGGTCACCAGGGTGA
- a CDS encoding RNA polymerase sigma factor, which yields MEHSQRARIRAGDATAFAELFDAHAGAVYRYAVRGSGDWATAEDVVSLTFLEAWRLREKLRPEGGSLLPWLLGIATNVLRNAARAARRHRAALARVPVRDTVPDFADELVGRIEDAEQLAAAQRALAALRRGDREVFMLCVWSGLDYAAAAEALGVPVGTVRSRLSRARARLRELAQKEREDREDRREPHRPGGQHRVGRVETSRSTEERH from the coding sequence GTGGAACACTCCCAACGCGCCCGGATCCGGGCCGGCGACGCCACGGCCTTCGCCGAGCTCTTCGATGCCCACGCCGGGGCCGTCTACCGCTACGCGGTCCGCGGCAGCGGTGACTGGGCTACCGCCGAGGACGTCGTCTCGCTGACCTTCCTGGAGGCCTGGCGGCTCCGGGAGAAGCTGCGGCCGGAGGGCGGCAGCCTGCTGCCGTGGCTGCTCGGCATCGCCACCAATGTGTTGCGCAACGCCGCCAGGGCGGCCCGCAGGCACCGCGCGGCCCTGGCCCGGGTGCCGGTCCGCGACACGGTCCCCGACTTCGCCGACGAACTGGTCGGGCGGATCGAGGACGCCGAGCAACTGGCCGCGGCCCAACGGGCGTTGGCCGCGCTGCGGCGCGGCGACCGCGAGGTCTTCATGCTCTGCGTCTGGTCGGGGCTCGACTACGCCGCCGCGGCCGAGGCGCTGGGCGTGCCGGTCGGCACGGTCCGCTCCCGGCTCTCGCGGGCCAGGGCCAGGCTGAGGGAGCTGGCGCAGAAGGAACGCGAAGACCGCGAAGACCGCAGGGAACCGCACCGGCCGGGCGGACAGCACCGGGTGGGACGCGTCGAGACGTCCCGGTCGACAGAGGAGAGGCACTGA
- a CDS encoding CU044_5270 family protein, whose translation MSADEELARLLPAPGDPELPGDRHALLREHLMREIQSDTSTDTTPARAPHRRPVRRFLVTAGTLTAAALVAALVVDLGGASGPSRQGGSSAPVVGVVPAGSHEQAVTLLTRIAEAADTQSTGGVNDRQFVYIDSKVAFMGTSVGSSGTTVTLATPHDRKVWLSVDGSQSGLLEEPQNAGMAHQSLGGNARPGVADPTYRYLAGLPTDPAALLKLIYAQTKGEGSGPDAEAFVTIGDLLRESLAPPKVSAAIYRAAALIPGVVEVPDSVDASGRHGVAVARVDPADGVRTEWIFDKKTLSYLGEREVQVADTKEIKPGTVLGYTAVITRAVVDQAGRTS comes from the coding sequence ATGAGCGCCGATGAAGAACTGGCCCGGCTGCTGCCGGCGCCCGGCGACCCCGAACTCCCAGGCGACCGCCATGCCCTGCTGAGGGAGCACCTGATGCGCGAGATCCAGTCCGACACCAGCACCGACACCACCCCTGCCCGCGCCCCGCACCGCCGTCCGGTCCGCCGATTCCTGGTCACGGCGGGGACGCTGACCGCGGCGGCCCTGGTGGCGGCGCTCGTGGTCGACCTGGGCGGGGCCTCCGGGCCGTCTCGGCAGGGCGGTTCGTCCGCCCCGGTCGTCGGCGTCGTGCCGGCCGGCAGTCATGAGCAGGCGGTGACGCTGCTCACCAGGATCGCCGAGGCCGCCGACACACAGTCCACCGGCGGGGTGAATGACCGTCAGTTCGTCTACATCGACAGCAAGGTCGCGTTCATGGGCACCTCGGTCGGCTCCTCCGGGACCACGGTGACCCTGGCGACGCCGCACGACCGCAAGGTCTGGCTCTCGGTGGACGGCTCGCAGTCGGGGCTGCTGGAGGAGCCGCAGAACGCGGGCATGGCGCACCAGTCCCTGGGCGGCAACGCCCGTCCCGGCGTGGCCGACCCCACCTATCGCTACCTGGCCGGGCTGCCGACCGATCCGGCCGCGCTGCTGAAGCTGATCTACGCCCAGACCAAGGGCGAGGGCAGCGGTCCGGACGCGGAGGCGTTCGTGACCATCGGGGACCTGCTGCGCGAGTCGCTGGCGCCGCCGAAGGTCAGCGCCGCGATCTACCGGGCCGCCGCGCTGATCCCCGGAGTCGTCGAGGTGCCGGACTCGGTGGACGCCTCGGGACGGCACGGCGTGGCCGTGGCCAGGGTGGACCCGGCGGACGGCGTGCGCACCGAATGGATCTTCGACAAGAAGACGCTCAGCTATCTGGGCGAGCGCGAGGTGCAGGTGGCCGACACCAAGGAGATCAAGCCCGGCACGGTGCTCGGCTATACGGCCGTGATCACCCGCGCGGTGGTCGACCAGGCCGGTCGGACGTCCTGA
- a CDS encoding beta-ketoacyl-[acyl-carrier-protein] synthase family protein — translation MTNDSRTVVVTGVGAFTPLGGDAASTWEGLVNGRSGVRLLEEEWAADIPVRIAARTAVEPGDVIPKHQTRRLDRSAQFALIAAREAWADAGFEAAATAPGSTVNPDRLGAVVASGIGGVTTLLDQYDVLKEKGVRSVSPHTVPMLMPNSPAANVGLEIGARAGVHTPVSACASGAEAIGYAIEMIRTGRADVVVAGGTEAAIHPLPIVAFSNMMAMSKNNEHPQAASRPYDKARDGFVLGEGAGVIVLESAAHAAARGARVYCEAVGQGLSSDAHHIAQPEPTGAGIARALAHLFESTDLDKAEVVHLNAHATSTPQGDVAEIKALRKELGDHVDHIAISATKSMTGHLLGGAGGIETVATVLALHHRQAPPTLNVDDLDPEVDADIVTGEARKLPEGRIAALNNSFGFGGHNVVLAFRSTS, via the coding sequence GTGACGAACGACAGCCGCACCGTGGTCGTCACAGGCGTCGGCGCCTTCACGCCGCTCGGCGGTGACGCCGCCTCCACCTGGGAGGGCCTGGTCAACGGGCGCTCCGGGGTACGGCTCCTGGAAGAGGAGTGGGCCGCCGACATCCCGGTGCGCATCGCCGCCCGCACGGCGGTGGAGCCCGGTGACGTCATCCCCAAGCACCAGACCCGGCGCCTGGACCGCTCGGCGCAGTTCGCGCTGATCGCGGCCCGCGAGGCCTGGGCCGACGCCGGCTTCGAGGCCGCGGCCACCGCCCCCGGGTCCACCGTCAACCCGGACCGCCTGGGCGCGGTCGTCGCCTCCGGCATCGGCGGCGTGACCACCCTGCTCGACCAGTACGACGTGCTGAAGGAGAAGGGCGTCCGCAGCGTCTCCCCGCACACCGTGCCGATGCTGATGCCCAACAGCCCGGCGGCCAACGTCGGTCTGGAGATCGGCGCGCGGGCCGGTGTGCACACCCCGGTCAGCGCCTGCGCGTCGGGCGCCGAGGCCATCGGCTACGCCATCGAGATGATCCGCACCGGCCGCGCCGATGTCGTGGTCGCCGGCGGCACCGAGGCGGCCATCCACCCGCTGCCCATCGTCGCCTTCTCCAACATGATGGCGATGTCCAAGAACAACGAGCACCCGCAGGCCGCCTCGCGCCCCTACGACAAGGCCCGTGACGGCTTCGTCCTGGGCGAGGGCGCCGGCGTGATCGTGCTGGAGTCCGCCGCGCACGCCGCCGCCCGCGGCGCCCGGGTGTACTGCGAGGCCGTGGGCCAGGGCCTGTCCTCGGACGCCCACCACATCGCGCAGCCGGAGCCCACCGGCGCCGGCATCGCCCGCGCCCTGGCGCACCTCTTCGAGTCGACCGACCTGGACAAGGCCGAGGTGGTGCACCTCAACGCGCACGCCACCTCGACCCCGCAGGGCGACGTCGCCGAGATCAAGGCGCTGCGCAAGGAGCTCGGCGACCACGTCGACCACATCGCGATCTCCGCGACCAAGTCGATGACCGGCCACCTGCTCGGCGGCGCCGGCGGCATCGAGACCGTCGCCACCGTGCTGGCCCTGCACCACCGGCAGGCCCCGCCCACGCTCAACGTGGACGACCTGGACCCGGAGGTCGACGCCGACATCGTCACCGGCGAGGCCCGCAAGCTCCCCGAGGGACGGATCGCGGCGCTGAACAACTCGTTCGGCTTCGGCGGCCACAACGTGGTGCTGGCCTTCCGCAGCACCAGCTGA
- a CDS encoding acyl carrier protein, whose amino-acid sequence MATKDEVLSGLAEIVNEIAGIPAEDVELDKSFTDDLDVDSLSMVEVVVAAEERFGVKIPDDEVKNLKTVGDAVDFILANS is encoded by the coding sequence ATGGCCACCAAGGACGAGGTCCTTTCCGGTCTCGCGGAGATCGTCAACGAGATCGCCGGGATCCCGGCCGAGGACGTCGAGCTGGACAAGTCGTTCACCGACGACCTGGACGTCGACTCGCTGTCCATGGTCGAGGTCGTCGTCGCCGCCGAGGAGCGCTTCGGCGTCAAGATCCCGGACGACGAGGTCAAGAACCTGAAGACCGTCGGCGACGCCGTGGACTTCATCCTCGCCAACAGCTGA
- a CDS encoding beta-ketoacyl-ACP synthase III, whose amino-acid sequence MTIVPAITPSTGAAFARILGVGGYRPVRVIPNSEVLNWIDSSDEWIRTRSGITERRWAGPEESVAEMSVQAAAKAIAQSGIAPEQIGGVIVATVSHLKQTPAIATEIAQRLGCGTAPAFDISAACAGFGYGLSLADGMVRSGSAEYVVVIGVERLSDLTDVTDRSTAFIFGDGAGAVVVGPSETPGIGKVIWGSDGSQKDVISQTQAWDTAFAKPDAVNGTGDEVKWPALRMEGQAVFRWAVWDMAKAAQRALDAAGITADQLGAFIPHQANMRIIDAMIKALKLPESVPVARDIAETGNTSAASIPLAMERMLQSGEAKSGDLALIIGFGAGLVYAAAVVTLP is encoded by the coding sequence ATGACCATTGTTCCCGCTATCACCCCGAGCACCGGTGCCGCGTTCGCGCGGATCCTGGGCGTCGGCGGCTACCGCCCGGTCCGGGTCATCCCCAACTCCGAGGTGCTGAACTGGATCGACTCCTCGGACGAGTGGATCCGCACCCGCAGCGGGATCACCGAGCGCCGCTGGGCCGGGCCGGAGGAGAGCGTCGCCGAGATGTCGGTGCAGGCGGCGGCCAAGGCCATCGCCCAGTCCGGGATCGCCCCCGAGCAGATCGGCGGCGTGATCGTCGCCACCGTCTCGCACCTCAAGCAGACCCCGGCCATCGCCACCGAGATCGCCCAGCGGCTCGGCTGCGGCACCGCCCCGGCCTTCGACATCTCCGCCGCCTGCGCCGGCTTCGGCTACGGCCTGAGCCTGGCCGACGGCATGGTGCGCAGCGGCAGCGCCGAGTACGTCGTGGTCATCGGGGTGGAGCGGCTGTCCGACCTCACCGATGTGACGGACCGTTCGACGGCCTTCATCTTCGGCGACGGCGCCGGCGCGGTCGTGGTCGGCCCGTCCGAGACCCCCGGCATCGGCAAGGTGATCTGGGGCTCCGACGGTTCGCAGAAGGACGTCATCAGCCAGACGCAGGCCTGGGACACCGCTTTCGCCAAGCCGGACGCCGTCAACGGCACCGGCGACGAGGTGAAGTGGCCGGCCCTGCGGATGGAGGGTCAGGCGGTCTTCCGCTGGGCCGTCTGGGACATGGCCAAGGCCGCACAGCGGGCCCTGGACGCCGCCGGGATCACCGCCGACCAACTCGGCGCGTTCATTCCGCACCAGGCCAACATGCGGATCATCGATGCCATGATCAAGGCGCTGAAGCTGCCCGAGAGCGTTCCGGTCGCCCGCGACATCGCGGAGACCGGCAACACCTCGGCGGCCTCCATCCCGCTGGCGATGGAGCGCATGCTGCAGAGCGGGGAGGCCAAGAGCGGCGACCTCGCCCTGATCATCGGGTTCGGGGCGGGTCTGGTGTACGCAGCCGCTGTCGTTACCCTCCCCTAG
- a CDS encoding ACP S-malonyltransferase, which translates to MLVIVAPGQGAQTPGFLAPWLEVDGVADRLHWWSAVAGLDLVHYGTEADAETIKDTAVAQPLLVAAGMAAGSVLFPASRPLSAGRLGAVAGHSVGEITAAAFSRVLSPEQAMAFVRQRGLAMAGAAAETATGMCAVLGGDPDEVAAKLAEHGLTAANNNGGGQIVAAGTLEQLDAFKADPPARARIIALSVAGAFHTAHMAAGVERLAKLAPGLTVRDPLTAYVSNADGKTVESGAEVLSRLVSQVSNPVRWDLCMEALERLGATCVIEVPPAGTLTNLVKRNLKGVATLALKTPDDLDKARELIAEHAAPEGAAT; encoded by the coding sequence GTGCTCGTAATCGTTGCTCCCGGACAGGGTGCCCAGACTCCAGGTTTCCTCGCCCCGTGGCTCGAGGTCGACGGTGTGGCCGACAGGCTGCACTGGTGGTCCGCCGTGGCCGGGCTCGACCTGGTGCACTACGGCACCGAGGCCGACGCGGAGACGATCAAGGACACCGCCGTCGCCCAGCCGCTGCTGGTCGCCGCCGGGATGGCCGCGGGCTCCGTGCTGTTCCCCGCCTCCCGACCGCTGTCGGCGGGCCGACTGGGCGCGGTCGCCGGGCACAGCGTCGGTGAGATCACCGCCGCCGCGTTCTCCCGGGTGCTGTCGCCCGAGCAGGCGATGGCCTTCGTCCGGCAGCGCGGCCTGGCCATGGCCGGCGCCGCCGCGGAGACCGCGACCGGGATGTGCGCGGTCCTCGGCGGGGACCCGGACGAGGTGGCCGCGAAGCTCGCCGAGCACGGCCTGACCGCCGCGAACAACAACGGCGGCGGCCAGATCGTCGCCGCCGGCACCCTGGAACAGCTGGACGCCTTCAAGGCCGACCCGCCCGCCAGGGCCCGGATCATCGCCCTCTCGGTCGCCGGCGCCTTCCACACCGCGCACATGGCCGCCGGGGTGGAGCGGCTGGCGAAGCTCGCCCCCGGCCTCACCGTGCGGGACCCGCTGACCGCCTATGTCTCCAACGCGGACGGCAAGACCGTGGAGAGCGGCGCCGAGGTGCTGAGCAGGCTGGTCTCGCAGGTCTCCAACCCGGTCCGCTGGGACCTCTGCATGGAGGCTCTGGAGCGGCTGGGCGCCACCTGTGTGATCGAGGTCCCACCTGCTGGGACGCTGACCAACCTGGTTAAGCGCAACCTGAAGGGGGTGGCTACCCTCGCTCTGAAGACTCCGGACGACCTCGACAAGGCCCGCGAGTTGATCGCTGAGCACGCCGCACCCGAGGGGGCCGCTACATGA
- a CDS encoding helix-turn-helix domain-containing protein, which produces MERRTAAERAERHAATLKRLEKAAGKLSTAAIARMDEQLSWYRNMPPEHRSWIGLVAQAGIAAFTEWFRHPEAPQAISTDVFGTAPRELTRAVTLRQTVEMIRTTIEVVEEAIDEVAAPGGEDGLREAVLVYAREIAFATAQVYAQAAEARGAWDARLEALVVNSLLSGDADEGVLSRAAALGWGSPDRVMVVMGSAPAGDSELVVEAIRRAARHAKLHVLTGVLGARLVVVVGDGGKNPDRVWDPVPAARALIGQFAAGPVVIGPTVGDLLSATRSAQAAAAGLRACAAWPDAPRPVLADDLLPERALAGDQAARAQLVEEIYTPLDEAGSALLDTLSVYLEQASSLEGAARMLFVHPNTVRYRLRRVTDVTGYAPSDVRSAFTLRIALALGRLQPS; this is translated from the coding sequence ATAGAGCGCCGGACCGCCGCCGAGCGGGCCGAGCGGCATGCCGCCACGCTCAAGCGGCTGGAGAAGGCGGCCGGGAAGCTCTCCACCGCGGCGATCGCCCGGATGGACGAGCAGCTGTCCTGGTACCGCAACATGCCGCCGGAGCACCGCTCCTGGATCGGCCTGGTCGCCCAGGCCGGTATCGCCGCGTTCACCGAGTGGTTCCGCCATCCGGAGGCCCCCCAGGCGATCAGCACCGACGTCTTCGGGACGGCCCCGCGCGAGCTGACCCGGGCGGTGACGCTGCGCCAGACCGTGGAGATGATCCGGACCACCATCGAGGTGGTCGAGGAGGCCATCGACGAGGTCGCGGCCCCCGGCGGCGAGGACGGGCTGCGCGAGGCGGTGCTGGTCTACGCCCGGGAGATCGCCTTCGCCACGGCGCAGGTGTACGCGCAGGCCGCCGAGGCGCGCGGCGCCTGGGACGCCCGGCTCGAGGCCCTGGTGGTCAACTCGCTGCTGTCCGGGGACGCCGACGAGGGCGTGCTCTCCCGGGCCGCGGCGCTCGGCTGGGGATCGCCCGACCGGGTGATGGTGGTGATGGGCAGCGCGCCCGCCGGGGACAGCGAGCTGGTGGTCGAGGCCATCCGCAGGGCGGCCCGGCACGCCAAGCTGCATGTGCTGACCGGGGTGCTGGGGGCCCGGCTGGTCGTCGTGGTCGGCGACGGCGGAAAGAACCCGGACCGGGTCTGGGACCCGGTCCCGGCCGCCCGCGCGCTGATCGGACAGTTCGCCGCGGGTCCGGTGGTGATCGGCCCCACCGTGGGCGACCTGCTGTCGGCGACCCGCTCCGCCCAGGCCGCCGCCGCCGGGCTGCGCGCCTGCGCCGCCTGGCCCGACGCGCCCCGTCCGGTGCTGGCCGACGACCTGCTCCCGGAGCGGGCCCTGGCCGGGGACCAGGCGGCCCGCGCGCAGCTGGTCGAGGAGATCTACACCCCGCTGGACGAGGCCGGGTCCGCGCTGCTGGACACCCTGTCGGTCTATCTGGAGCAGGCGTCCTCGCTGGAGGGCGCGGCGCGAATGCTGTTCGTGCACCCCAACACCGTCCGCTACCGGCTGCGGCGTGTGACCGACGTCACCGGGTATGCGCCCAGCGACGTCCGTTCTGCCTTCACCCTGCGCATCGCCCTGGCCCTGGGCCGACTCCAGCCGTCATGA
- a CDS encoding pirin family protein yields the protein MSEQPAPALTVHLAFERYASAPEPGVMTRHAFSFAGHYDPANTHFGALLACNEESLAAGAGFAPHKHRDTEILTWVLDGALAHRDDHGHAAVVRPGQVQYLGAGSGAVHSESNVGGAAGPVRFVQFWLQPDAFGTEPRYALRPAPTGAGLLTLADLGELRRADAALHLLRVGPGAALPALPAADYRYLHVLRGGLGLRTAGGPRGVGRELGPGDSLRMTGAAGPVDPVAGPEGVEALLWEMHSPLRYG from the coding sequence GTGTCCGAGCAGCCCGCCCCCGCCCTCACGGTCCACCTCGCGTTCGAGCGCTACGCCTCCGCGCCGGAGCCGGGGGTGATGACCCGGCACGCGTTCTCCTTCGCGGGCCACTACGACCCTGCGAACACCCATTTCGGGGCGCTGCTGGCCTGCAACGAGGAGAGCCTGGCGGCCGGCGCCGGGTTCGCCCCGCACAAGCACCGCGACACCGAGATCCTCACCTGGGTGCTGGACGGGGCGTTGGCGCACCGGGACGACCACGGCCACGCGGCCGTGGTCAGGCCGGGCCAGGTGCAGTACCTGGGCGCGGGCAGCGGAGCCGTCCACAGCGAGTCCAATGTCGGCGGCGCGGCCGGGCCGGTGCGCTTCGTCCAGTTCTGGCTGCAGCCGGACGCGTTCGGGACGGAGCCGCGCTACGCCCTGCGACCCGCGCCGACCGGCGCCGGGCTGCTCACCCTCGCCGACCTGGGCGAACTGCGGCGCGCCGACGCTGCGCTGCACCTGCTGCGGGTCGGGCCGGGCGCGGCGCTGCCGGCGCTGCCCGCCGCCGACTACCGCTATCTGCATGTGCTGCGCGGCGGCCTCGGCCTTCGCACCGCGGGCGGGCCGCGCGGGGTGGGACGGGAGCTGGGCCCCGGCGACAGCCTGAGGATGACCGGGGCGGCCGGGCCGGTCGACCCGGTGGCGGGCCCGGAGGGCGTGGAAGCACTGCTCTGGGAGATGCACTCTCCGCTGCGCTACGGCTGA